A portion of the Bacillus thuringiensis genome contains these proteins:
- a CDS encoding 2Fe-2S iron-sulfur cluster-binding protein, with protein MPKLTIEGAGTFDVKEGTKLVLAIEDSGVNILHRCGGNARCTTCRVEILAGDFCEASANEKHAMTEKGIEDHLRLSCQMRVHKDIVVRPVLTVENSGLDAGPRPAE; from the coding sequence TTGCCAAAATTAACAATTGAAGGTGCGGGAACATTTGATGTAAAAGAAGGAACGAAGTTAGTATTAGCAATTGAAGATAGCGGTGTCAACATTCTTCATCGTTGCGGCGGGAATGCACGTTGCACAACTTGTAGAGTAGAAATACTAGCAGGTGATTTCTGTGAAGCGAGTGCGAATGAGAAACATGCAATGACGGAAAAAGGGATTGAAGATCATTTACGATTATCTTGTCAAATGCGTGTACATAAAGATATAGTCGTTCGTCCGGTACTTACAGTTGAAAATTCAGGTCTTGATGCTGGGCCACGTCCCGCGGAGTAA
- the rpiA gene encoding ribose 5-phosphate isomerase A, with the protein MNLKQLAGEYAANFVNDGMKIGLGTGSTVYWTIQKLGERVKEGLSFQAVPTSKETEALAHQLNIPLISLNDVQSLDLTIDGADEIDSNLQLIKGGGGALLREKIVASSSKELIIIADESKLVTHLGTFPLPIEIIPFSWKQTENKIQSLGCQTTLRLKNNETYITDNNNMIIDCIFPNHISNPAHLHTQLKMITGVVETGLFISMTSKVIIGAKNGIKEL; encoded by the coding sequence ATGAATTTAAAACAGCTCGCTGGCGAATATGCTGCTAACTTTGTAAACGATGGCATGAAGATTGGGCTTGGTACTGGTTCTACTGTATATTGGACAATACAAAAATTAGGTGAGCGTGTAAAAGAAGGATTATCATTTCAAGCTGTACCGACATCAAAAGAAACTGAAGCATTAGCACATCAACTAAATATCCCCCTAATTTCGTTAAACGATGTACAAAGTCTTGATCTTACAATTGATGGAGCGGATGAAATTGATTCAAATTTACAACTTATAAAAGGCGGTGGCGGTGCATTACTTCGTGAAAAAATCGTTGCCTCTTCCTCTAAAGAACTAATTATCATTGCTGATGAATCGAAACTTGTAACACATTTAGGTACTTTTCCATTACCTATTGAAATCATCCCTTTTTCATGGAAACAAACCGAAAATAAAATTCAGTCTTTAGGATGTCAAACAACATTACGTTTGAAAAATAATGAAACCTATATAACCGATAACAATAACATGATTATCGATTGTATATTCCCTAATCATATTTCTAATCCTGCCCATTTACACACTCAATTAAAAATGATTACTGGTGTAGTTGAAACAGGGTTGTTTATAAGTATGACGAGTAAAGTAATTATCGGCGCTAAAAATGGGATAAAGGAATTGTAA
- a CDS encoding GNAT family N-acetyltransferase has protein sequence MQSKLITELTDLETAFHIRKEVFVKEQGVPLADEFDTFDEIGEQCKHILVYYNELPVGTGRIRFVDGFGKLERICILKDYRTYGLGKVIIQTLEEIARNEQATKVKLHGQTQAEGFYKKLGYETSSDIFMEDGIPHILMTKMLS, from the coding sequence TTGCAATCCAAACTTATAACAGAACTTACTGATTTAGAAACTGCCTTTCATATTCGAAAAGAAGTATTTGTAAAAGAACAAGGTGTCCCTCTTGCAGATGAATTCGATACATTCGATGAAATCGGAGAGCAATGTAAACATATTTTAGTTTATTATAATGAGCTTCCTGTAGGTACAGGGCGTATACGATTTGTTGATGGCTTCGGAAAATTAGAACGTATTTGCATTTTAAAAGATTATCGTACATACGGATTAGGTAAAGTCATCATTCAAACGTTAGAAGAAATTGCTCGTAACGAACAAGCTACAAAAGTGAAACTACACGGGCAAACACAAGCTGAAGGATTTTATAAAAAATTAGGTTATGAAACTTCTTCTGATATATTTATGGAAGATGGCATTCCGCATATACTTATGACGAAAATGTTATCATAA
- a CDS encoding lytic polysaccharide monooxygenase, with product MNNRFLKQLQNMKMNKKSLGAVALTAGIISTTLIPQNAYAHGFVEKPGSRSALCSSTYGALNVNCGSVMYEPQSLEAPKGFPQGGSVDGQIASAGGKFGGILDQQTANRWFKNTITGGENTFTWKYTAPHLTSKWHYYITKKGWNPNKALTRADFEPIGTVQHDGSAASNNLTHKINVPTDRSGYHVILAVWDVADTANAFYNVIDVNLINDVKPDIEAPSIPNGLQTQKVTANSVELTWNASTDNVGVKGYQIFRNGEMIDTVIGTHFIDKKLQPSTEYSYTVKAIDAAGNVSKESTALTVKTTVEIPDTEAPTQPKGLHSMGTTASSVDLMWSPSDDNIGVDHYEIYRETEGSMKKIATSNTTSYMDKNLLANTTYKYVVKAVDVAGNESVQSDIFTITTKTESASYEAWDAKKAYKKGDRVLHEGKVYEAVQSYQGNGDPNWIYALSLWKTV from the coding sequence ATGAATAATCGATTTTTAAAACAACTACAAAATATGAAAATGAACAAAAAAAGTTTAGGAGCTGTAGCATTAACAGCTGGAATTATTAGTACGACACTTATTCCTCAAAATGCTTATGCGCACGGTTTTGTTGAAAAGCCCGGTAGCCGATCCGCTTTATGTAGTTCAACTTATGGTGCGCTAAATGTAAACTGTGGAAGTGTTATGTATGAACCACAAAGTTTAGAAGCTCCAAAAGGGTTCCCACAAGGTGGTTCAGTAGATGGACAAATTGCTTCAGCAGGCGGAAAATTTGGTGGTATTTTAGATCAACAAACAGCAAATCGTTGGTTTAAAAATACAATCACTGGTGGGGAAAATACATTTACTTGGAAGTATACTGCGCCTCACTTAACGAGTAAGTGGCATTACTATATTACTAAAAAAGGGTGGAATCCAAATAAAGCGCTAACAAGAGCAGATTTCGAACCAATTGGAACTGTACAACATGATGGTTCTGCAGCTTCAAATAATTTAACTCATAAAATCAATGTACCTACTGATCGTAGTGGATATCATGTGATTTTAGCAGTATGGGATGTAGCTGATACAGCAAATGCATTCTATAATGTAATTGATGTTAATCTTATTAATGATGTGAAACCAGACATAGAAGCGCCAAGTATTCCAAATGGACTTCAGACGCAAAAAGTAACAGCAAATAGTGTAGAACTAACATGGAACGCTTCTACGGATAATGTAGGGGTAAAAGGATATCAAATCTTCCGTAACGGAGAGATGATTGATACAGTAATAGGCACTCATTTTATTGATAAGAAATTACAACCAAGCACAGAATACTCTTATACTGTAAAAGCAATTGACGCAGCTGGCAATGTATCGAAGGAAAGTACAGCGCTTACAGTAAAAACAACAGTTGAGATTCCTGATACAGAAGCACCAACACAACCAAAAGGATTACATAGTATGGGAACGACAGCGTCAAGTGTGGATTTAATGTGGAGTCCATCTGACGATAATATTGGTGTAGACCATTACGAAATTTATAGAGAAACAGAAGGATCAATGAAAAAGATTGCAACATCCAATACAACTTCTTATATGGATAAAAATCTGCTCGCTAATACTACTTATAAATATGTAGTAAAAGCTGTTGATGTAGCTGGAAATGAATCCGTACAGAGTGATATATTCACAATTACTACAAAAACTGAAAGCGCTTCATATGAAGCGTGGGATGCAAAAAAAGCATATAAAAAGGGAGATAGAGTTCTACACGAAGGAAAAGTATATGAAGCAGTCCAGAGTTATCAAGGAAATGGTGATCCGAACTGGATTTATGCATTATCATTATGGAAAACAGTGTAA
- a CDS encoding macrolide family glycosyltransferase gives MARVLFINAGSEGHINPTLPVVEELISRGEEVVYFSIEAFRERIEKTGATVRTIDDQKFIKAFLSGGRNYLQERINGLLHTADVVIPNVLEQIEGEHFDYIIHDSMFGCGHLIAQILKLPSINSCTSFAQDEKSFEQMLGHLSKNIPVEIHDKIQNDFQNLTKGIAEKYGVEIKSLYEVFCNPAPLTIVYTIKEFQPFGDTFDETYKFVGPSISAQMKNRDVDFTSIEEKSPIYISLGTVFNEAIDFYKLCMKAFENSEHTIVMSIGNKTKISDLGEIPKNFIVKNYVPQTELLTYTKLFITHGGMNSAHEGLYNGVPLVVIPQSADQPVVAKQVESLETGVQLQMKELTEEQLRENVELILNNPSYKEAALNLKESFQKSGGYKEAVDEIFIFVGQ, from the coding sequence ATGGCGCGTGTTTTATTTATTAACGCTGGATCAGAAGGACATATAAATCCAACTTTGCCAGTTGTAGAAGAGTTGATTTCTCGCGGTGAAGAGGTCGTTTATTTTTCAATAGAAGCTTTTAGGGAACGAATTGAGAAGACAGGTGCTACTGTACGAACGATTGACGATCAAAAATTTATAAAAGCGTTTCTATCTGGAGGCAGAAATTATTTACAGGAAAGAATAAACGGTCTTCTACATACAGCAGATGTTGTTATACCTAATGTTCTAGAACAAATTGAAGGTGAACATTTTGATTACATAATTCATGATTCTATGTTTGGCTGTGGGCACTTAATTGCTCAAATTCTTAAATTGCCATCCATAAATTCATGTACATCTTTTGCGCAGGATGAAAAATCTTTTGAGCAAATGTTAGGTCATCTGTCAAAAAATATCCCAGTAGAAATTCATGATAAAATACAGAATGATTTTCAAAACTTAACGAAGGGAATTGCTGAAAAATATGGTGTTGAAATAAAATCATTGTATGAAGTTTTCTGTAATCCTGCACCCCTTACTATTGTGTATACAATTAAGGAGTTCCAGCCTTTTGGTGATACGTTTGATGAAACATATAAATTTGTAGGACCATCTATCTCTGCACAAATGAAAAACAGAGACGTTGATTTTACTTCGATTGAAGAAAAAAGTCCGATTTATATTTCATTAGGTACTGTTTTTAATGAAGCGATTGACTTTTATAAACTGTGTATGAAGGCCTTTGAGAATAGTGAGCATACAATTGTTATGTCTATTGGTAATAAAACAAAAATAAGTGATCTAGGCGAAATCCCTAAAAACTTCATTGTGAAAAACTATGTACCCCAAACTGAGCTGCTTACATATACGAAACTATTTATTACACACGGCGGGATGAACAGTGCGCATGAAGGACTGTATAACGGGGTTCCGCTCGTTGTAATACCGCAAAGTGCAGATCAGCCAGTAGTCGCAAAGCAAGTGGAGAGTCTTGAGACGGGAGTTCAGTTACAGATGAAGGAATTAACTGAAGAGCAACTACGTGAAAATGTGGAACTAATTTTAAATAATCCTTCATATAAAGAAGCTGCTTTGAATTTGAAGGAATCTTTCCAAAAATCAGGTGGATATAAGGAAGCTGTTGATGAAATTTTTATATTTGTAGGTCAGTGA
- a CDS encoding formylglycine-generating enzyme family protein: MTNDLIQLIDSLMVNIPAGEVVLRDDRIKKEWLVQIQPFLLAKYAVTMELYDAITNSTLNNFDKNHKPVVNISWNDAIAFCNVLSKKAGLKEYYSISDGGQIVKCNLDSNGYRLPSEAEWQYACKASTTGYTYGKLYDIAWYNENSNGEIHDVGQKEPNAWGLYDMLGNVWEWCYDLYDETVYGSYRIFRGGSWAETARGCGTTCRRRSHPTFHIDDLGFRLARSI, from the coding sequence ATGACTAACGATTTAATTCAACTAATCGATTCATTAATGGTCAATATTCCAGCTGGAGAGGTAGTATTAAGAGATGATCGAATAAAAAAAGAATGGCTAGTACAAATTCAACCATTTCTTCTTGCAAAGTATGCTGTAACAATGGAACTATATGATGCTATTACAAATAGTACATTAAATAATTTTGATAAAAATCATAAACCAGTTGTCAATATTTCATGGAACGATGCCATTGCATTTTGTAATGTACTTTCAAAAAAAGCGGGATTAAAAGAATATTATTCTATTAGTGATGGTGGTCAAATTGTGAAATGTAATTTAGATTCAAATGGCTACCGATTACCATCTGAGGCGGAGTGGCAATATGCATGTAAAGCAAGTACAACCGGATATACATACGGGAAACTTTATGATATAGCGTGGTATAATGAAAATTCAAATGGAGAGATTCATGACGTTGGCCAAAAAGAACCGAATGCATGGGGACTTTATGATATGCTAGGGAACGTTTGGGAATGGTGTTATGATTTGTATGATGAAACAGTGTACGGATCATACCGTATTTTTCGTGGTGGTAGTTGGGCTGAAACAGCGAGAGGGTGCGGCACTACTTGTCGTCGTCGAAGCCATCCTACATTTCATATAGATGATCTCGGTTTTAGACTCGCTAGGTCAATTTAG
- a CDS encoding DNA topology modulation protein has protein sequence MKKIILIGSGGSGKSTLARKLGNKLNIKVHHLDALFWKPNWEGVPREEQITVQNNLIKDEKWIIDGNYGGTMGIRLNAADTIIFLDIHRTICVYRAFKRIAKYRNKTRPDMGAGCEERFDLQFFKWIWEYPNAKRPTILKELEQLSEEKKVIVLKSPNEVRKFLEHI, from the coding sequence ATGAAAAAAATAATATTAATTGGTTCTGGTGGTTCAGGAAAATCTACATTAGCAAGGAAGTTAGGGAATAAATTAAATATTAAGGTGCATCATCTTGATGCATTATTTTGGAAACCGAATTGGGAAGGTGTTCCGAGAGAAGAACAAATAACAGTTCAAAATAACTTAATTAAAGATGAGAAATGGATTATTGATGGGAATTACGGCGGGACGATGGGTATAAGACTGAATGCAGCTGATACAATTATCTTCCTTGATATTCATAGAACAATTTGTGTTTATAGGGCTTTTAAAAGAATTGCAAAATATCGAAATAAAACTAGACCGGATATGGGCGCGGGATGTGAAGAAAGATTTGATTTACAATTTTTTAAATGGATATGGGAATATCCTAATGCTAAACGACCTACAATTTTAAAAGAGTTAGAGCAATTGTCCGAAGAGAAAAAGGTTATTGTTTTAAAATCTCCAAATGAGGTTCGGAAATTTTTAGAGCACATATAA
- a CDS encoding DUF2809 domain-containing protein, whose product MNTKRNRVLYALFTIVVIILGLSSRKFSFALPHLLNDYLGDALWALMIFTGFGFLFPKTETKKLAFISLMFCYGIEVSQLYHAEWIDSIRATTLGGLVLGYGFLWSDLVAYTIGVGVGILCEFMLRRK is encoded by the coding sequence ATGAATACGAAACGAAATAGAGTATTATATGCACTATTTACTATAGTTGTTATTATTTTAGGTCTTAGCTCAAGAAAATTTTCTTTTGCACTACCACATCTATTAAATGATTACTTAGGCGATGCTTTATGGGCATTAATGATTTTCACTGGCTTTGGATTTTTGTTTCCTAAAACAGAGACGAAGAAGTTGGCTTTTATTAGTTTAATGTTTTGCTACGGGATTGAAGTGAGCCAATTGTATCATGCGGAGTGGATAGATAGCATTCGTGCAACGACTTTAGGCGGACTCGTGTTGGGATACGGTTTTTTGTGGAGTGATTTAGTGGCTTATACAATTGGTGTTGGAGTGGGAATACTTTGTGAGTTTATGTTACGGAGGAAATAA
- a CDS encoding class I SAM-dependent methyltransferase gives MKDSIKDTYDKLASTYKENLDFANPYNSYYERPAMMELIPKELEGKKILDAGCAAGWYTSQFIGRGANVTAIDVSPEMVKAAKESIRDKATLLCHDLQETLPFEDNTYDVIVSSLTLHYLENWNQVFQEFRRVLKPGGELIYSIHHPFMDFTKFPCESYFEKQLLIDTWVKPNITIEVEFFRRSLQDIINETTNYFVLEEIVEPKAVEKMKEVDEKSYYYLNTNPHFLIIKATNK, from the coding sequence ATGAAAGATTCGATTAAAGATACGTATGATAAATTAGCGAGTACATATAAAGAAAATCTAGATTTCGCAAATCCATATAACAGTTATTATGAAAGACCGGCGATGATGGAGCTTATTCCAAAGGAACTAGAAGGAAAAAAGATACTAGATGCTGGATGTGCAGCTGGATGGTATACTTCTCAATTCATAGGAAGAGGAGCAAATGTTACAGCAATTGATGTAAGTCCTGAAATGGTAAAAGCCGCGAAAGAAAGTATAAGGGACAAAGCAACGCTCCTTTGTCATGATCTGCAAGAAACATTGCCATTTGAAGATAATACGTATGATGTGATTGTAAGTTCGTTAACTCTTCATTACTTAGAAAATTGGAATCAAGTATTTCAAGAATTTCGTCGCGTATTGAAGCCGGGTGGAGAACTTATATATTCTATCCATCATCCTTTTATGGATTTCACAAAGTTTCCATGTGAAAGTTATTTTGAAAAACAGTTATTAATAGATACTTGGGTTAAACCGAACATTACAATTGAAGTCGAATTTTTCAGAAGGTCACTACAAGACATAATAAATGAAACTACAAATTATTTTGTATTAGAAGAGATAGTGGAACCGAAGGCAGTTGAAAAGATGAAAGAAGTAGACGAAAAATCATATTATTATCTAAATACGAATCCACATTTTCTTATCATAAAAGCAACTAATAAATAG
- a CDS encoding MmcQ/YjbR family DNA-binding protein has protein sequence MNATRAYCLSKKKATEDSPDGWSATCMRLNNKIFAIVNHEEGEKAAITLKCNPEVALRIREDYPETIIPGYHMNKKHWNTVYIHKGIEQEQINKMIDWSYDLVLQSFSKKKQQELMD, from the coding sequence ATGAATGCAACAAGAGCGTACTGTTTATCGAAAAAAAAAGCGACAGAAGATTCTCCAGATGGTTGGAGTGCAACATGTATGAGGCTTAATAATAAAATATTTGCGATAGTAAATCATGAAGAAGGTGAAAAAGCTGCGATTACATTGAAGTGTAATCCAGAAGTCGCATTAAGAATAAGAGAAGATTATCCAGAAACAATTATTCCAGGGTATCATATGAACAAAAAACATTGGAATACCGTTTATATTCATAAGGGTATAGAACAGGAGCAAATAAATAAAATGATTGATTGGTCGTATGATTTAGTACTACAATCATTTTCAAAGAAAAAGCAGCAGGAGTTAATGGATTAA
- a CDS encoding GNAT family N-acetyltransferase: protein MYTYKLQQEQPICAEKIKKLYDSVGWWPERKEVDIEKMLKNSIAIAVWEENELVGFARVVSDGVFRAYIEDVVVHESVRSKGIGEKMLKILLREISHIDIVSLFCGEKLINFYGEQQFQATKQIVMHRNQIGKE from the coding sequence ATGTACACGTATAAATTGCAACAAGAACAACCAATCTGTGCAGAAAAAATAAAAAAACTTTATGATTCTGTCGGTTGGTGGCCAGAAAGAAAAGAAGTCGATATTGAAAAAATGTTAAAGAATAGCATAGCCATTGCAGTATGGGAAGAAAATGAATTAGTTGGATTTGCTAGAGTCGTTTCTGATGGTGTTTTTCGAGCATACATTGAAGATGTTGTCGTACATGAGAGTGTAAGAAGTAAAGGTATTGGAGAGAAGATGCTTAAAATATTACTTCGAGAAATATCACATATTGATATTGTTAGTCTATTTTGCGGAGAGAAGCTAATAAACTTTTACGGTGAGCAGCAATTTCAAGCGACGAAGCAAATTGTGATGCACCGCAATCAAATAGGGAAAGAATAA
- a CDS encoding GNAT family N-acetyltransferase, with protein MKHIKNGTRTEGEYIKNKVIQYNMSILTDEARQTMEEVRLVVKNEEGKIFGGVTGTMYFYHLHIDFLWVDESVRHDGYGSQLLHEIEGIAKEKGCRLILLDSFSFQAPEFYKKHGYREYGIVEDHPKGHSQHFFEKRL; from the coding sequence ATGAAACATATAAAGAACGGTACACGCACTGAAGGAGAATATATTAAAAATAAAGTTATTCAATATAATATGTCCATCTTAACAGATGAGGCAAGACAGACGATGGAAGAAGTACGCCTCGTAGTAAAAAATGAAGAAGGAAAAATTTTTGGTGGCGTAACAGGTACGATGTATTTTTATCACCTTCATATCGACTTTTTATGGGTTGATGAATCAGTTCGTCATGACGGTTATGGCAGTCAACTTTTACATGAAATTGAAGGGATTGCGAAGGAAAAAGGGTGTAGATTAATACTACTAGATTCATTTAGTTTTCAAGCACCAGAATTTTATAAAAAGCATGGTTACAGGGAGTATGGAATTGTTGAAGATCACCCGAAAGGTCATAGTCAGCACTTTTTTGAAAAGAGATTATAA
- a CDS encoding serine hydrolase: protein METVINKIKEVQSNYVGMEIYSTKNNRIVASYNSELNIPLASAAKLVIGFVVAQMVKENKHNWNDILHHIKFNPHEDSAQLYPHLQGRTSLTLSQAVEVMIACHDSYVAQSVVMHCGGWDAVKMYVQTYFSKIHIQENARDEKNIGDLIEVLALLIQTFQGYKSEPELWEPIISGMVRQQGEYEEIPYYHLAHMTGGLLTATINIGIIGMFNEFPLLYVIGGKDLPNRRENKEVDEAFAVVLKYIYKEYSENMLGVSG, encoded by the coding sequence ATGGAAACTGTCATAAATAAAATAAAAGAGGTACAATCTAATTATGTGGGAATGGAAATTTATTCTACAAAAAACAATCGTATAGTTGCTTCATATAATAGTGAATTAAATATTCCGTTAGCATCAGCAGCAAAATTAGTTATTGGATTTGTAGTAGCACAAATGGTGAAGGAAAATAAACATAATTGGAATGATATACTTCATCACATTAAATTTAATCCGCATGAAGATAGTGCACAGTTATATCCGCACTTACAAGGAAGAACTTCTTTAACACTTAGTCAAGCGGTCGAGGTAATGATAGCTTGTCATGATAGTTATGTTGCACAGTCAGTTGTAATGCACTGTGGTGGATGGGATGCTGTGAAAATGTATGTACAAACGTACTTTTCAAAAATTCATATACAAGAAAACGCTAGAGATGAGAAAAATATTGGAGACTTAATTGAAGTTCTTGCCCTTTTGATACAAACCTTTCAAGGTTATAAATCAGAACCAGAATTATGGGAACCAATTATTAGTGGTATGGTAAGACAACAAGGGGAGTATGAAGAAATCCCATATTATCATTTAGCTCATATGACAGGTGGATTGCTCACAGCTACAATAAATATTGGTATAATAGGAATGTTTAACGAATTTCCGCTTCTTTATGTGATTGGGGGAAAAGATTTACCGAATCGACGTGAAAATAAAGAGGTAGATGAAGCTTTTGCAGTAGTTTTAAAGTACATATACAAAGAATATAGTGAAAACATGCTAGGAGTGAGCGGTTGA
- a CDS encoding GNAT family N-acetyltransferase: MIREATKRDLAYILDIYNEAILYTTAVYAYKPVTLENRIDWYEQKKAEGYPIFIYELDNKVVGFATFSPFRAWPAYKYSVEHSVYVDKAYRKNGIGSSLMKELIKIAKEREYMTLIAGIDAENEKSIALHQNYGFVHAGTIKKAGYKFNKWLDLAFYQLELNGPENPIEG, encoded by the coding sequence ATGATAAGGGAAGCAACGAAAAGAGATTTAGCATACATTTTAGATATTTATAACGAAGCGATACTTTATACAACAGCTGTATATGCGTATAAACCTGTAACCCTTGAAAATAGAATAGATTGGTATGAACAAAAAAAGGCTGAAGGGTATCCTATTTTCATATATGAATTAGATAATAAAGTAGTAGGATTTGCGACATTCAGCCCATTTAGAGCGTGGCCTGCTTATAAATATTCAGTTGAACATTCTGTGTATGTAGATAAGGCATATAGAAAAAATGGCATTGGGTCTTCATTAATGAAAGAATTAATCAAAATTGCGAAGGAAAGAGAGTATATGACCTTAATTGCTGGAATTGATGCAGAGAATGAGAAAAGTATTGCCTTGCATCAAAACTATGGATTTGTTCATGCAGGGACAATAAAAAAAGCTGGTTATAAGTTTAATAAATGGCTAGATTTAGCTTTTTATCAGCTGGAGCTTAACGGTCCTGAAAATCCTATAGAAGGATAA
- a CDS encoding HAAS signaling domain-containing protein, translated as MNLIDLYIQEVAKRLPEKNREDITLELRSTIEDMLPEDYNEEDVKSVLEKLGSPVSLANGYLDRPMHLIGPRYFDVYTTLLKMIIPIAAIIALISMVAENFIGYSGDQAVLNVILQLIGKGIGEIFEVGLHVFFWLTLVFVILERTDKDKGIQPLTTSFKKWTPDDLKNISYIPKKKAISKFEVFGGLMWTAVWATLYFYANHLVGVYHGTANGLKFVSPTFNQDILLQYWPIVVIMIVFEIGISLYKLVQGKWTQRLAIGNAILQVAGTIVFIVIVVNPHLFNAGFITYLANAFTISPEEFKTWLIGGGIFFYMLSAAINIFDGFRKASIRM; from the coding sequence ATGAATTTAATTGATCTCTATATCCAGGAAGTTGCGAAGAGATTACCTGAAAAAAATCGTGAAGATATTACACTTGAACTAAGGTCAACTATAGAGGATATGTTACCTGAAGATTATAATGAAGAAGATGTAAAGAGCGTTCTCGAAAAATTGGGGAGTCCGGTTTCATTGGCTAATGGTTATTTGGATAGACCGATGCATTTAATTGGACCACGTTATTTTGATGTATATACGACATTGTTAAAAATGATTATACCAATCGCAGCAATCATTGCACTCATATCAATGGTTGCAGAAAATTTTATAGGCTATAGTGGTGATCAAGCGGTATTAAATGTTATTTTACAATTGATAGGTAAAGGTATTGGGGAAATTTTTGAAGTGGGTCTTCATGTATTTTTCTGGTTGACACTTGTGTTTGTTATTTTAGAAAGAACAGATAAAGACAAAGGTATTCAGCCGTTGACGACAAGTTTTAAAAAATGGACACCAGATGATTTGAAAAACATCTCGTATATCCCAAAGAAAAAAGCAATCTCGAAGTTTGAAGTTTTTGGAGGTTTAATGTGGACAGCAGTTTGGGCTACACTTTACTTTTATGCGAATCATCTTGTTGGCGTATATCATGGTACGGCAAATGGACTGAAGTTTGTCTCGCCAACTTTTAATCAAGATATTTTACTGCAGTACTGGCCAATCGTTGTAATTATGATCGTTTTTGAAATAGGTATATCCCTTTATAAATTAGTACAAGGAAAATGGACGCAAAGATTGGCGATTGGAAATGCTATTCTTCAAGTAGCTGGGACGATAGTATTCATTGTAATTGTAGTAAATCCACATTTATTTAACGCAGGATTTATTACGTATTTGGCAAATGCATTTACTATTTCCCCAGAGGAGTTTAAAACGTGGCTCATTGGGGGAGGAATTTTCTTTTATATGTTATCTGCTGCAATAAATATATTTGATGGTTTCCGAAAAGCTAGTATTCGTATGTAG
- a CDS encoding PadR family transcriptional regulator, with amino-acid sequence MDTLLNSLITELRRGTLTLAVLSQLRTPQYGYSLVQLLEQSGITIDQSTLYPLLRRLEKQELVTSSWDKTESRPRKYYVLSEYGLEIFLQLKKEWIKDSKELYNLLKEEEENEFN; translated from the coding sequence ATGGATACTTTATTAAACTCGTTAATTACTGAGTTAAGAAGAGGGACATTAACGTTAGCCGTTTTAAGCCAATTAAGAACGCCGCAGTACGGATATTCACTTGTCCAGTTATTGGAGCAATCAGGGATTACAATTGATCAAAGTACTTTATATCCACTACTTCGCAGATTAGAAAAGCAGGAGCTAGTAACGAGTAGTTGGGATAAAACGGAGAGTAGACCTCGTAAATATTATGTTTTAAGTGAATATGGATTAGAAATATTTTTGCAGTTAAAAAAGGAATGGATAAAGGATTCGAAAGAACTTTATAACTTATTAAAGGAGGAGGAAGAGAATGAATTTAATTGA